A window of Pirellula sp. SH-Sr6A contains these coding sequences:
- a CDS encoding potassium/proton antiporter: MANIDSAILVGSFLLLLGVLSSKFSSRFGMPALVTFLGLGMLAGSDGIGGIAFDDYGLAYSIGTVVLAIILYSGGLSTPLESVRSCWKPAGILATLGVVITAVVTGLAASWLMGLSLSHGLLLGSIVGSTDASAVFSILRAGGIHLRRRLADTLEVESGSNDPMAIFMTICMLQYLTGGLNSWQSLVFLLLRQILVGLVVGISAGYLAVWALRTVHLQVAGLYPIFAVAFGLMSYGGAATLGGSGFLAIYLTGIIVGNYRTPFSRGTLAFHDGLAWLGQIVMFILLGLLCFPSQFVDVIGAGVAISVVLALVSRPLAVFLCLIWSQYNLREKLLLSWVGLKGAVPITLAIFPLMAGVEGASKIFDVVFFVVLVSAVVQGSSLSWVANKLKLDIKPKEEPPITLEISSVYEVDADIVDYFIEPDTLAAGKLIRDLALPYEVVIALIVREGKSKLPKGSSRIAAGDHIIVVVHRNVRQAVDHVFARSRSQAKLESWPEQVEFPIRGIVKLADLEESYGLKLESDPQSTLSQWLRQQVPEREISDGTIIECGSVTFTVRSMDGKGNATLIGMRFGNGPNLTDGKPTLQEQPDAPELGDASKSV; the protein is encoded by the coding sequence ATGGCCAATATCGACTCAGCGATTTTGGTGGGGAGTTTTTTGCTATTGCTCGGAGTATTGTCGAGCAAGTTTTCGTCCCGGTTTGGAATGCCTGCGCTCGTAACCTTCTTAGGGTTGGGGATGCTCGCGGGTTCCGACGGCATCGGCGGCATCGCGTTTGACGACTACGGGTTGGCGTATTCGATCGGTACGGTCGTTCTCGCCATCATCCTTTACAGTGGAGGGCTCTCCACTCCTTTGGAATCCGTGAGGTCGTGCTGGAAACCTGCGGGGATTCTCGCCACTCTCGGCGTGGTGATCACAGCCGTAGTTACAGGGTTGGCTGCGTCTTGGTTGATGGGGTTGAGTCTTTCCCATGGATTGCTTCTGGGAAGTATCGTTGGTTCGACCGATGCGTCGGCGGTCTTTTCTATTCTGCGAGCAGGTGGGATTCACCTTCGGAGAAGATTGGCCGACACGTTGGAGGTGGAGAGTGGTTCGAACGATCCGATGGCGATCTTTATGACCATTTGCATGCTCCAATACCTGACCGGCGGATTGAACTCGTGGCAAAGCCTCGTCTTCCTCCTTTTACGGCAGATATTGGTCGGGTTGGTGGTAGGGATATCCGCCGGTTACTTGGCTGTCTGGGCCCTGCGCACCGTGCATCTTCAAGTAGCGGGACTTTATCCCATCTTCGCCGTCGCGTTTGGCTTGATGTCCTATGGGGGGGCCGCCACGTTGGGGGGGAGTGGGTTTCTTGCAATCTATCTGACAGGAATCATTGTTGGCAACTATCGAACACCCTTCAGTCGGGGAACATTGGCCTTTCACGATGGGTTAGCGTGGTTGGGGCAAATCGTGATGTTCATTTTGCTTGGTTTGCTTTGCTTCCCCAGTCAATTTGTTGACGTGATTGGTGCTGGGGTGGCGATCTCGGTCGTTCTCGCTTTGGTGTCGCGTCCCCTGGCGGTGTTTCTGTGCTTGATTTGGTCGCAGTACAACCTACGTGAGAAGTTGCTCCTCTCTTGGGTCGGGCTCAAGGGAGCCGTTCCGATCACGTTGGCCATTTTCCCATTGATGGCTGGAGTCGAGGGAGCTTCCAAAATCTTCGATGTCGTCTTCTTCGTCGTGCTTGTCTCGGCGGTCGTCCAGGGATCTTCGCTGAGCTGGGTTGCGAATAAGCTGAAATTGGACATCAAACCCAAGGAAGAACCTCCCATCACGTTGGAGATTAGTTCCGTGTACGAGGTCGATGCGGACATCGTCGATTACTTCATCGAGCCCGATACGCTCGCGGCAGGAAAATTGATCCGCGATCTGGCTCTTCCTTACGAAGTGGTCATCGCCCTGATTGTGCGTGAAGGAAAGAGCAAATTGCCCAAGGGTAGCTCGCGCATCGCAGCGGGTGACCATATCATTGTCGTGGTGCATCGGAACGTTCGTCAGGCGGTCGATCATGTTTTCGCGCGGTCTCGCTCGCAAGCCAAACTGGAAAGCTGGCCCGAACAAGTTGAGTTTCCGATACGCGGGATTGTAAAGCTGGCCGATCTGGAGGAATCCTACGGTCTTAAATTGGAGAGCGATCCGCAATCGACGCTCAGTCAGTGGCTACGTCAACAAGTCCCCGAGAGAGAGATTTCGGACGGGACAATAATCGAATGCGGTTCTGTTACGTTTACGGTCCGGAGCATGGATGGCAAAGGAAACGCGACGCTGATCGGTATGCGATTTGGGAACGGACCGAATCTTACCGACGGGAAGCCTACTCTCCAAGAACAGCCGGATGCACCGGAGTTAGGCGATGCGTCCAAGTCGGTCTGA